CTGATTGATAAAACCCAACGCGAGCGCTTCCTCTGCGGTCATCGGCGCTCCGAGCAATAACATTTCTTTGGCTTTTCTCTGGCCGACAACCTTTACAAACTCAGTGCTCGATGCCATCTCAGGGCAAAGCCCCAAATGGACAAACGGCGTTTTGAAAACGGCCGAGGGCGAACTATAAACCACATCGACAAACTGCAGCATCGTGGTACCTATGCCAACCGCCGGGCCTGAAACCGACGCGACGATGGGGATTTCGCATTCTACCAATGACTTCATGAAGCGTTCGCCATGAAAGTCAGCCATACCCTGTGAGATGGCGACAAAATCTTGCATGTCATTACCACCACAAAATATCTCCGGCAGTCCACGCAATACAATCACCCGTGTTTCCGGTGATTGGTTGGCTTGGTTCAGGGTATCGGCCAGGGTGTGGTACATCGCTTGATTCAACGCGTTTTTGGCATCAGGGCGGGTGAGCTGGATATCAAGAATGGGTCCATTGTGGGTAATGCGGATGTCCATGTCAGCTTTCCTTAAGTGGTAGGATGAGTTGTTTTGCCTATTAATCATGGACAAGGCAGGACAATAAGACAATTAAATCTCGGCGGGCAAGATCCCAAAATAGGGTACGCGTTATATGGCGATAGGCCTTTGAAAGGCAGGATGAGGGTGTTGGCGGTCTATTGGCATTAGCGGTGCCATTGTCTTGCCGGAGGAAGATATTGAAGTACTTAAAAAATTATAAGTGTGATTAGATTGTGTTTAGCTCATGGCTGACCCACCCAAAGCGGCGTGTCAGCACTCATCGCTCGTAAAGGGCAGGCAACTAAAGGAAAAAGGTGTCGAGATACAACTGCTCGACTTCCTTTCTTGCCCACTCGGTGCGGCGCAGGAATTTCAGGCTCGATTTGATACTCGGGTCATTGTTGAAACAGCGGACTTTGACAATTTGCCCTAGCTCTTCCCAACCGTAGTGGTCGACGAGCTCTTCAAGGATCCTTTGCAGGGTAAGGCCGTGTAATGGGTTGTTTGGTTGGTGATCCATAGTGTTTCTTTGTGCGCTTGTCTTAATTCGGTCTGGGTGGGCACTATACCAGCTTGGATTATCTAATTAAATCGCGATATTTGTTAGACTTGACATAACTTCGCAGCAGGCCATGTTGGCAAGGCTGCATTAATGATGGGAAATACTGTGCTCAATAACGATATTTTGCGACGTCTTCGATATACCTTCGATTTCAGCGATTCTGAGATGATGGGTATTTTTGCCGCTGCTGAGCATGAGGTTAGCCGTGAGCAGATCAGTGATTGGCTGAAGAGAGAAGAGGAGCCGGCTTTCAAGAAGTGTACGGATCGCGAGTTGGCGATTTTTCTCAATGGCCTGATCAATGTTAAGCGTGGCAAAAGGGAGGGACCACAACCAGAACCTGAGTCGCGCTTGACCAACAATATGATTTTCATGAAATTGCGTATTGCGCTGAATTATAAAGCGGAAGATATTCTGGAGATTATGGAAAGTGTCGATTTTCGAATGAGCCAGCATGAGCTAAGCGCATTTTTCAGAAAGCCCGACAACAAGCATTACCGCGAGTGTAAAGATCAGATCCTGCGTAATTTCCTATTAGGGATGCAGTATAAAATCCGCCCTTGATTGGCGGCTATTGTTGCGCTGAAATGTTCAGTCAAACAATAAACAAGGGCTGCCAATGGCAGCCCTTGTTGTTTTGAGCGGTTTAACCTGCGCTTTCGTCCAGGCTGATGTCACCTTCATGTTGGTTGAGCAGCATCTTCTGGATGTTGAAACCGCACAGCATCAGGATCAGGCACCAGTTCAGGAACGGCAATGTGCCTTTTACCATACTCTCGGCCAACTGGGCCGGTTTCCATTGAAAAGTTTCACACAGGCCGTCGATCGTGATGCCGGTAAAGGTGTTGTCGCCGATGACACGCTTGAACTCTTTTTCCGTCGGCATTTCAAACTGGGTTTTGTTCTTGAAG
This Photobacterium gaetbulicola Gung47 DNA region includes the following protein-coding sequences:
- a CDS encoding putative enoyl-CoA hydratase/isomerase (COG1024); its protein translation is MDIRITHNGPILDIQLTRPDAKNALNQAMYHTLADTLNQANQSPETRVIVLRGLPEIFCGGNDMQDFVAISQGMADFHGERFMKSLVECEIPIVASVSGPAVGIGTTMLQFVDVVYSSPSAVFKTPFVHLGLCPEMASSTEFVKVVGQRKAKEMLLLGAPMTAEEALALGFINQISQTPDDLAFQCAEQISQLPPKAMRISKRMLSRQDKARLLRTIEDENVELIKRIRSDEAKEAVSAFLQKRPAKFS
- a CDS encoding hypothetical protein (COG4807), which codes for MLNNDILRRLRYTFDFSDSEMMGIFAAAEHEVSREQISDWLKREEEPAFKKCTDRELAIFLNGLINVKRGKREGPQPEPESRLTNNMIFMKLRIALNYKAEDILEIMESVDFRMSQHELSAFFRKPDNKHYRECKDQILRNFLLGMQYKIRP